The Candidatus Thiopontia autotrophica genome includes a region encoding these proteins:
- a CDS encoding protein NosL — MRWATINSLKMASLALLLSLAGCSGDPATGPVDVTWDRDNCDRCMMALSDRNHSAQIRGGKHHKPYTFDDIGCALLWLEEQPWRDDPKTEIWVNNYQDGGWLNAREAQYVKVTHTPMNYGFSAQPKATQDSVGFLEMRSSVFSQEESYYASLKARLAHRAEEANRPKQPQDGSKP; from the coding sequence GTGAGATGGGCAACCATAAACTCACTGAAGATGGCATCTCTGGCCCTATTGCTCTCTCTTGCTGGTTGTAGCGGTGATCCCGCAACAGGCCCGGTTGATGTCACCTGGGATCGCGACAATTGTGATCGTTGCATGATGGCACTTAGTGATCGCAACCACTCTGCCCAGATTCGTGGTGGCAAACACCATAAGCCATATACTTTTGATGATATAGGCTGTGCTCTACTCTGGCTCGAAGAGCAGCCATGGAGAGATGACCCAAAAACCGAGATATGGGTAAACAACTATCAAGATGGAGGGTGGCTAAACGCCAGAGAGGCACAATATGTAAAAGTTACCCATACCCCGATGAATTATGGCTTTAGTGCGCAACCCAAAGCCACTCAGGATTCAGTCGGCTTCCTGGAGATGAGAAGTTCTGTCTTCAGTCAGGAGGAGAGCTACTATGCCTCACTAAAGGCTCGTCTTGCCCACCGTGCCGAAGAGGCCAATCGCCCCAAACAGCCACAGGATGGTAGCAAACCATGA
- a CDS encoding ABC transporter ATP-binding protein: MIILQGVSKSFRRTTVLQELDLEIKTGDRVALIGSNGAGKTTLIRCLLGEYSCDGEITLDGKSPRKERKEVLSRIGFVPQLPPPLKMPVQQLLDFSASVCGCSTEEMASVAEQLGLGLDTIKKRPFVKLSGGQKQKLLIAIALGRPTNLLIMDEPAANLDPEARHILFSMLEKKRKETAMLISSHRLDEVASLVNRVIELDRGKVILDDRVDDSVELSSLLNCTIKTTRIEPAFSAAISSWGFSNQDSETEWTGTIPGPDRLRFLGVLSRYAALLATVNIEESRQ; this comes from the coding sequence ATGATCATCTTGCAGGGGGTATCAAAGAGCTTCAGACGCACCACAGTTCTGCAGGAGCTTGATCTGGAGATCAAGACTGGTGACAGGGTTGCCCTTATCGGCTCCAATGGTGCCGGCAAGACAACTCTGATCCGCTGTCTGCTCGGTGAATACAGCTGCGATGGAGAGATCACCCTTGATGGCAAGAGCCCTCGCAAGGAGAGAAAAGAGGTTCTCTCACGGATAGGATTTGTACCCCAACTCCCTCCACCACTAAAGATGCCGGTTCAACAACTTCTCGATTTCTCTGCCAGTGTCTGTGGGTGCTCCACAGAAGAGATGGCATCAGTAGCTGAACAGTTGGGGCTCGGACTGGATACCATCAAAAAAAGGCCATTTGTAAAACTCTCTGGCGGGCAGAAACAGAAACTGCTGATTGCCATAGCGCTTGGGCGCCCTACCAATCTACTCATAATGGATGAGCCGGCTGCCAACCTTGATCCTGAGGCCAGACATATCCTCTTCTCCATGCTTGAGAAGAAGAGAAAAGAGACCGCAATGCTGATCTCCAGCCATCGACTTGATGAGGTTGCATCACTGGTAAACCGGGTGATTGAGCTGGATCGAGGCAAGGTAATTCTGGATGATCGAGTTGATGATAGTGTTGAGCTATCCAGCCTGCTCAACTGCACCATCAAGACCACTCGTATCGAACCAGCATTTTCTGCCGCCATCAGCTCATGGGGATTCAGCAACCAGGACTCTGAAACAGAGTGGACTGGAACTATTCCAGGACCAGATCGCCTCCGTTTTCTGGGAGTACTTTCACGCTATGCCGCCTTGCTGGCAACAGTCAATATCGAGGAGAGCAGACAGTGA
- a CDS encoding NapH/MauN family ferredoxin-type protein: MKIGKYCVNIMMGKSPAKTPPEKISAAAQELHERKRKNGDIDKVKAREEHQIYRETHNKKWRKRRWTTLILINLLFVVSYTLDIQVLEGALTASRFLGFHMADLNSALQVMLAFKTVVINLLIGTVTILILWLLLGGRTFCSWVCPYHLLSEFAEMIHIKLVEKKIIKNHLFNRKARLYLYIIFIALALGTGYTIFEAISPTGILSRALIYGPTVALLWVLFLLTVEILYSRRAWCRYACPIGLTYGFVGIFSPLKINYNVDACHHEGDCRKVCLVPHVLEWTIKGRAPDVNVGIGPDCTRCGMCVDVCPTDSLSYHFKGLSKKK, translated from the coding sequence ATGAAGATCGGCAAGTATTGCGTCAACATAATGATGGGGAAAAGCCCCGCCAAAACTCCTCCTGAAAAAATTTCTGCCGCGGCGCAAGAGCTCCATGAGCGCAAGAGAAAAAATGGCGATATAGATAAGGTAAAGGCACGTGAAGAGCACCAGATATATCGTGAAACTCACAACAAAAAGTGGCGCAAAAGACGCTGGACCACTCTAATCCTGATTAACCTCCTTTTTGTCGTCTCCTATACGCTGGATATCCAGGTATTGGAGGGCGCACTAACTGCATCCCGTTTTCTTGGATTCCATATGGCTGACCTAAACTCAGCTCTGCAGGTGATGCTCGCCTTCAAGACAGTTGTAATCAACCTGCTTATTGGAACTGTCACTATCCTTATCCTCTGGCTATTATTGGGCGGACGCACCTTCTGCTCCTGGGTCTGCCCATACCATCTGCTCTCGGAATTTGCCGAGATGATCCATATTAAACTGGTTGAAAAGAAGATAATCAAAAACCATCTCTTTAACCGTAAGGCACGCCTCTACCTATATATCATCTTTATTGCCCTGGCACTTGGTACCGGTTACACGATTTTTGAGGCGATCTCCCCCACGGGAATTCTGAGTCGAGCACTGATTTATGGCCCTACAGTTGCGCTGCTCTGGGTACTGTTTCTGCTTACTGTAGAGATCCTCTACTCGCGCAGAGCCTGGTGTCGCTATGCCTGCCCTATCGGCCTTACCTATGGCTTTGTTGGTATCTTCTCCCCATTGAAGATCAACTACAATGTTGACGCCTGCCACCATGAAGGAGACTGCCGCAAGGTCTGTCTGGTTCCACATGTGCTGGAGTGGACAATCAAGGGACGTGCACCAGATGTGAATGTGGGCATAGGTCCCGACTGCACCAGGTGCGGCATGTGTGTAGATGTCTGTCCAACAGACTCTCTAAGCTACCACTTCAAAGGGCTGAGCAAGAAAAAATGA
- a CDS encoding 4Fe-4S binding protein, whose amino-acid sequence MSESEKRPKRLSRKERERREFMRTSAMVVGVTGFSLLTLLPTVSNTAPRLRPPGALDEKEYLASCIKCGQCVQVCPVEAIELADIFDGQGQGAAYIDARDQACDFSCDGLQCVLACPTGALTHEINYSHETRMGIARLELPDECLAMKKEGFRGITRGPEYNGKLRFDEIDRWEPQQLNEQHFDLPLCDLCVRLCPIEIRANQCDAGKPPSGDKNQCPPHRAIMLSVEKKPDGGLRYRPTVLEGCVGCGVCEMVCPTAAPSIVIDERKVWEDVA is encoded by the coding sequence ATGAGCGAATCAGAGAAGAGACCTAAGCGTCTATCAAGAAAAGAGAGGGAGCGTCGAGAGTTCATGAGAACCTCAGCCATGGTTGTTGGGGTTACAGGATTCTCATTACTTACCCTGCTACCCACAGTAAGCAATACTGCCCCTAGATTACGCCCCCCCGGCGCCCTCGATGAGAAGGAGTACCTGGCCTCCTGCATCAAGTGCGGGCAGTGTGTTCAGGTATGTCCGGTAGAGGCCATTGAGTTGGCAGATATTTTTGATGGCCAGGGTCAGGGGGCAGCCTATATTGATGCCCGTGACCAGGCTTGTGACTTCTCCTGTGATGGCTTGCAGTGTGTTCTGGCATGCCCAACCGGTGCACTGACCCATGAGATCAACTACTCCCATGAAACCAGGATGGGGATCGCGCGCCTTGAACTGCCAGATGAATGTCTTGCGATGAAAAAAGAGGGGTTCAGGGGGATTACCCGTGGGCCCGAGTACAACGGCAAGCTTCGCTTTGACGAGATTGACCGCTGGGAGCCACAACAACTTAATGAACAACATTTTGATCTGCCACTCTGTGATCTTTGCGTTCGCCTCTGTCCAATAGAGATACGGGCCAACCAGTGTGATGCAGGTAAACCACCGTCCGGAGACAAGAATCAGTGTCCTCCACACCGGGCAATCATGCTTTCCGTAGAGAAGAAGCCAGATGGTGGCCTGCGTTACCGCCCTACCGTGCTGGAGGGATGTGTAGGATGCGGAGTCTGCGAGATGGTCTGCCCAACTGCTGCTCCATCAATTGTCATAGATGAGAGAAAAGTGTGGGAGGATGTCGCATGA
- the nosD gene encoding nitrous oxide reductase family maturation protein NosD has translation MPQSKATDLPSFQDLVDATPKGGLLTPPAGIYAGPVTIETPITIDGKNGVTIDAGGKGSVIYLDTDGATLQNLRLINSGGSHNDVDSGVQVKGDFNVVKDNSIEECLFGIDLSQSKNNIIRRNKISSKSDRALGLQGDSVRLWYSFDNQVTDNIITNSRDMVVWYSKDNTIARNRSSGGRYALHFMYSQGNLIEENEYTDNSVGIFLMYSDSAVIKNNYIAHSQGTTGMGIGLKETSDVKITGNKILYCATGIYSDVSPYQPDTINLMEDNLIAFNGIGMLFHTPWWGNVARNNSFKDNITQVAVDGNGGATKNVWEGNHWDDYEGFDQNSDGTGDTPYELYAYADRLWMDRPDARFFMGTPLLASLDFLEQLAPFSEPTLLLRDEKPLLASLDSRILNSENRVAETTAELNDLIEEATIEDEKQAKKDWSSSLRLLENSLQ, from the coding sequence ATGCCTCAGTCTAAGGCTACAGATCTTCCCTCCTTTCAGGATCTTGTAGATGCCACCCCAAAGGGTGGTCTGTTGACACCACCAGCAGGAATATATGCTGGTCCCGTCACCATTGAGACCCCTATCACCATTGATGGAAAGAATGGGGTTACCATTGATGCAGGTGGAAAAGGAAGTGTAATTTACCTGGATACTGATGGAGCAACTCTACAGAATCTCCGCCTAATCAATTCTGGCGGTTCTCATAATGATGTAGATTCCGGGGTTCAGGTTAAGGGAGACTTTAATGTAGTGAAGGACAACTCCATAGAAGAGTGTCTGTTCGGGATCGACCTGAGCCAATCAAAGAACAACATTATTCGTCGCAACAAAATCAGCTCTAAAAGTGATCGGGCTCTTGGTCTTCAGGGGGACTCGGTCCGACTCTGGTATAGCTTTGATAACCAGGTCACCGATAACATTATTACCAACTCTCGAGATATGGTTGTCTGGTACTCGAAAGACAACACCATTGCTCGCAACAGATCATCCGGTGGACGCTATGCTCTCCACTTTATGTACTCACAGGGAAATCTGATTGAGGAGAATGAGTATACAGACAACTCTGTAGGTATATTCCTGATGTACAGTGATAGTGCAGTAATCAAAAACAACTATATAGCCCACTCTCAGGGGACAACAGGGATGGGGATAGGGCTCAAGGAGACCAGTGACGTTAAAATCACCGGCAACAAGATTCTATACTGTGCCACCGGCATCTATAGTGATGTATCCCCATACCAACCAGATACCATCAACCTGATGGAGGACAACCTGATTGCCTTTAATGGCATCGGTATGCTCTTCCATACCCCGTGGTGGGGAAATGTTGCGCGCAATAATAGCTTCAAGGACAACATCACGCAGGTGGCTGTCGATGGAAACGGCGGTGCCACCAAAAATGTGTGGGAAGGAAATCACTGGGATGACTATGAGGGATTTGATCAGAATAGTGACGGCACTGGAGATACGCCCTACGAGCTCTACGCCTATGCTGATCGACTCTGGATGGACCGCCCTGATGCCCGCTTCTTTATGGGAACACCACTTCTTGCATCACTTGATTTTCTTGAGCAGCTTGCCCCATTCTCTGAACCAACACTACTGTTGAGGGATGAAAAACCACTATTGGCATCCCTGGATAGCCGTATACTAAACAGTGAAAATCGTGTTGCCGAGACAACAGCAGAGCTGAACGATTTAATAGAGGAAGCTACAATTGAAGATGAAAAACAGGCCAAAAAGGATTGGTCATCATCACTAAGACTACTTGAGAATAGCCTGCAATGA